The Niallia alba genome includes a window with the following:
- a CDS encoding DUF5696 domain-containing protein: MVKKRGIYVVSTLLLVAVVIGLIYWVNSKDVAYGIEVEKDHFEQITVNDEFISSKFQYEETTIPSSFKKVAENEQLELYLEEETIAIAVKQKSNGYVWYSYDLQENVGEKEDSQEIKNYIQSGISLITYDKFTPNRKTALDNNVEKSYEILENGFKSTIDFTTLKIKFDLFVTVQGGDLLVHVPRESIDEYNPNLWKAGNNDISLSEMIVYPFFGSVREKEDGYIVVPDGSGAIIRLDEKPKYKGAYSAPVFGKDTGYENIGKLSEKKLSVKQLEKVSLPVYGVVHEVDKTGVLVIAESGDSYATYNYESKDSTTPFYQSYFSYNYRTTYAQFQSRVNEEQHVLGFQKDPNSFDLVQRYVFVDDSQANYVGIAKKYRQFLEKKDGLSKSVSTSFEKIPMKIDFITNEMRLGTLGLETIPTTTYKQSEEITKDLIDKGMDNLSITYKSYLDKYNSYRFDVLGKLGGKRDFQSAIEFFKENKISFQYYLDYAQSYYEKTKFTASKMNRQDFSVYNTSKNLLNFMNNPKYYQSFAENDLKQFNKYDIQSVALDGMGGNIFTHYDKGKIGSSTEGLEYSKQLLTYLQENNVQTSVYAPDAYLYKYIDKYYDAPIYSSELMVTDSTIPFVSLVLSGYKEMYSPYLNFSSNDRDEALKLIEFGIYPSYVLTGESTYYLKETASSNIYVSQMEHIGERMNESYDLINKALKETIGSEMINHMIIDKGIVKATYSNSVEIIINYNTIDYQLDGVEIKAKGFVIL, encoded by the coding sequence ATGGTAAAAAAAAGAGGCATTTATGTTGTAAGCACTCTATTGCTTGTAGCAGTAGTTATTGGTCTAATCTATTGGGTGAACTCAAAAGATGTTGCTTATGGAATAGAAGTGGAAAAAGATCATTTTGAACAAATTACAGTAAATGATGAATTTATATCCTCCAAGTTTCAGTATGAGGAAACAACGATTCCATCTTCCTTTAAAAAGGTAGCAGAGAATGAACAATTAGAGCTTTATTTAGAAGAAGAAACGATTGCTATTGCAGTGAAACAAAAAAGTAATGGCTACGTTTGGTATTCTTATGATCTACAAGAAAATGTAGGAGAAAAAGAAGATAGCCAAGAAATTAAAAACTATATTCAATCAGGTATCTCCTTGATTACGTATGATAAATTTACACCTAATAGAAAAACGGCATTAGATAATAATGTAGAGAAATCGTATGAAATACTTGAAAACGGTTTTAAGAGTACTATTGACTTTACCACATTAAAAATAAAATTTGATTTATTTGTTACCGTTCAAGGTGGGGATTTGTTAGTACATGTACCAAGAGAAAGTATTGATGAATACAATCCAAATTTATGGAAGGCTGGAAACAATGATATTTCTTTAAGCGAAATGATTGTTTATCCGTTTTTTGGAAGTGTTCGTGAGAAAGAAGATGGCTATATAGTTGTTCCAGATGGATCTGGTGCCATTATTCGTTTAGATGAAAAGCCTAAATATAAGGGAGCATATTCTGCACCGGTTTTTGGTAAAGACACGGGGTATGAAAACATTGGAAAGTTAAGTGAAAAAAAACTATCTGTTAAGCAGTTGGAAAAAGTAAGCTTACCAGTATATGGAGTTGTACATGAAGTCGATAAGACGGGAGTTCTAGTTATAGCAGAGAGTGGAGATAGCTATGCTACTTATAACTATGAATCAAAGGATTCCACGACTCCGTTTTATCAATCTTATTTTTCCTATAATTATCGAACAACTTATGCTCAATTCCAAAGTCGGGTAAATGAAGAGCAGCATGTACTAGGATTTCAAAAAGACCCAAATTCTTTTGATTTAGTCCAACGATATGTATTTGTTGATGACTCTCAAGCCAATTATGTTGGAATTGCGAAAAAATATAGACAATTTTTAGAGAAAAAAGATGGGTTAAGTAAAAGTGTTTCTACCTCGTTTGAGAAGATCCCTATGAAAATTGATTTTATTACAAACGAAATGAGATTAGGAACATTAGGTTTAGAGACGATTCCAACAACGACGTATAAACAATCAGAAGAGATTACGAAAGACTTAATCGATAAAGGAATGGATAATTTATCGATTACGTATAAAAGCTATTTAGATAAATATAATAGCTATCGCTTTGATGTATTAGGGAAGCTTGGAGGAAAAAGAGATTTTCAATCTGCAATAGAATTCTTTAAAGAAAATAAAATTTCATTTCAATACTATTTGGATTATGCACAATCTTATTATGAAAAAACAAAGTTTACAGCTAGTAAAATGAACAGGCAGGATTTTTCAGTCTATAACACAAGTAAAAATCTATTAAACTTTATGAACAATCCTAAATATTATCAGAGTTTTGCTGAAAACGACTTAAAACAATTCAATAAATATGATATTCAATCTGTTGCTTTAGATGGGATGGGTGGAAATATATTTACTCATTATGACAAAGGAAAGATTGGAAGTAGTACAGAGGGATTGGAGTACTCGAAGCAGCTTCTTACTTATTTGCAAGAAAATAATGTGCAAACAAGTGTGTATGCTCCAGATGCCTACCTTTACAAATATATCGATAAATATTATGATGCACCAATTTATTCCTCTGAATTAATGGTAACTGACTCGACGATTCCATTTGTTTCGTTAGTATTGAGCGGGTATAAAGAGATGTATTCACCATATTTAAATTTTTCATCTAATGATCGAGATGAAGCGTTAAAATTAATCGAATTTGGTATTTATCCGTCCTATGTACTGACTGGAGAATCTACCTATTACTTAAAGGAAACCGCTTCAAGCAATATTTATGTTTCGCAAATGGAGCATATTGGTGAACGTATGAACGAATCGTATGATTTAATTAACAAAGCTTTAAAAGAAACGATTGGCAGTGAAATGATTAATCATATGATCATTGATAAAGGAATTGTCAAAGCTACGTACAGCAATAGTGTAGAGATTATCATCAATTATAATACAATCGATTATCAGCTTGACGGAGTGGAAATTAAAGCTAAAGGGTTCGTGATTCTATGA
- a CDS encoding carbohydrate ABC transporter permease yields the protein MASSIKFNPKKFHKDQWKFHLTLTILSIFMGLPILFIINHAFKPFTELFAYPPRFFVRQPTFENFKLLFNFSAESGIPLSRYVFNSLFTTILVILFTLLISSLAAFALSKMEFKGKKALDKINTLALMFVPVAVAIPRFFIIVNIGIFNTYWAHIIPLLAMPIGIFLLKQFMDQVPNELLEAAKMDGASNLRIYWSVLLPLVKPALVTVAILTFQASWGNSEGSSLFMDKESIRTLPFYLDTLVAQSGNIVAGAGLSAVAGLIMFLPNLLLFIFLQNKVMNSMAHTGIK from the coding sequence TTGGCAAGCTCCATAAAGTTTAATCCAAAGAAATTTCATAAGGATCAGTGGAAGTTCCATCTAACGTTAACTATATTATCCATATTTATGGGACTCCCTATTCTTTTTATTATAAACCATGCTTTTAAACCATTTACCGAACTATTTGCGTATCCACCTCGGTTTTTTGTAAGACAACCGACGTTTGAAAACTTTAAGCTATTGTTTAATTTTTCAGCAGAGTCTGGTATTCCGTTGTCAAGATATGTATTTAATAGTTTATTTACAACTATTTTAGTTATCCTTTTTACTTTACTAATTAGCTCTTTGGCAGCATTTGCTTTGTCGAAAATGGAGTTTAAAGGGAAAAAGGCATTGGATAAAATAAACACACTAGCTTTAATGTTTGTACCAGTGGCTGTAGCTATTCCAAGGTTCTTTATTATTGTAAATATCGGTATCTTTAATACGTATTGGGCACATATTATTCCATTGCTTGCGATGCCAATAGGAATCTTTTTATTGAAACAATTTATGGATCAAGTACCGAATGAATTGTTAGAAGCGGCAAAAATGGACGGGGCAAGTAATCTACGAATCTACTGGAGCGTTCTTCTTCCTTTAGTAAAACCAGCACTTGTAACGGTTGCAATCTTAACATTCCAAGCAAGCTGGGGGAATTCGGAAGGCTCTTCTCTATTTATGGATAAGGAGTCCATTAGAACGCTTCCATTCTATTTAGACACATTAGTAGCGCAATCTGGAAATATTGTTGCTGGCGCTGGATTATCTGCTGTAGCAGGGTTAATTATGTTTTTACCAAATTTACTGTTATTTATCTTTTTACAAAATAAAGTCATGAACTCCATGGCTCATACGGGGATTAAGTAA
- a CDS encoding carbohydrate ABC transporter permease has protein sequence MGSSILETYNQWQEKMKKIIPPVKKKLFGMNMSDGILYKVATYLVLIIFGFVFLYPIIYMFSVSLMSNLDLVDNSIEWIPSSFYTFNYEMTWKALKLPGSYLTTILLAGTSTLCVIISSAIIGYGLARFDFRGKNLVFILMIFTYIVPKTLFFIPRFQIFTELGLKGNIGALAVPALTGQGEQAALFILIFFQFFRMMPSALEEAAYLDGAGPIRTFLTIALPMVGPAFIIVGVYAFALYWNETFLTSFYLDGKMQTVPILLGDIQESFGQVAQSSGGGDFDKNPNMNFTEAKAFAGTLISILPLALMYLVVQRWFVESIDKSGITGE, from the coding sequence GTGGGGAGTAGCATACTAGAAACGTATAATCAGTGGCAGGAAAAAATGAAAAAGATAATTCCACCAGTAAAGAAAAAACTATTCGGGATGAATATGAGTGATGGGATTCTATATAAAGTAGCAACTTACTTAGTATTGATTATTTTTGGGTTTGTGTTTCTTTATCCAATAATTTATATGTTTTCTGTAAGTTTAATGTCCAATTTAGATTTAGTGGATAATAGTATTGAATGGATTCCAAGTAGCTTTTATACCTTTAACTATGAGATGACATGGAAAGCGTTAAAACTACCAGGTTCTTATTTAACAACTATTTTGTTAGCAGGAACATCGACACTATGTGTGATTATCTCATCTGCGATTATTGGTTATGGATTAGCAAGATTCGATTTTAGAGGAAAGAATTTAGTGTTTATTTTAATGATATTTACGTATATCGTACCAAAAACACTCTTTTTCATTCCAAGATTTCAAATATTTACGGAATTAGGTCTAAAAGGGAATATTGGGGCATTAGCAGTCCCTGCTTTAACAGGGCAAGGGGAACAAGCAGCACTGTTCATTCTGATATTTTTTCAGTTTTTTAGAATGATGCCGAGTGCTTTAGAAGAGGCAGCATACTTAGATGGAGCAGGCCCGATTCGAACATTTTTGACGATTGCCCTTCCAATGGTGGGTCCAGCATTTATCATTGTTGGAGTGTATGCCTTTGCACTATATTGGAATGAGACATTTTTAACATCTTTCTATTTAGATGGAAAGATGCAAACGGTACCGATTTTATTAGGAGATATTCAGGAAAGCTTTGGTCAAGTAGCTCAATCGAGTGGTGGTGGGGATTTCGACAAAAATCCAAATATGAACTTTACAGAGGCTAAGGCGTTTGCTGGTACATTAATTTCTATCCTTCCTTTAGCACTTATGTACCTTGTTGTGCAAAGATGGTTTGTAGAAAGTATTGATAAATCGGGTATTACTGGAGAATAA
- a CDS encoding YIP1 family protein translates to MRRIWKLTIIMLSSVFILFSSNTSVFAQSPYYTYTSDHNGKLIDTQTAYNPVQQLGVINGERLITAEHAFVDEEDYIYITDSTLNKVFILDKELQFVRELTSEKFSAIKSTFVTENEIYVVDSFESKIYVFDKVTHELVKEIGEPDSPIFKEGYKFSPTHIAVDIRGNMYVRNNESVNGLLMLNREGEFITFFGANPLKVPLLDQIRSFFLTKKQEKKLEKVFPDVPSNIAIDAKGFLYTVTSSVEKNPIKKFNVSGTNYFPDKMIGTFGMESIFVSKNNNVYAVSSDGWIFEYNSEGDLLFLFGGKDFSSSRFGLLNRPVSIAATSTDELIVIDQGQNLIQTYAPTKFADSVHEAMNAYQDGEYTNSKDLWAYTLKYNSIFDNAHIGLGDAYLREGEYQKAYEEYNDANDTTGISEAFWEIRQEWFQQHLQTIFQLLLVTLLVWLTNKYLNKKYRYLEKFAQKWNSLKRFKMVDDFLYIFSFLKRPLDGFYEIHREKRVAKRSSTLLFILCVGVYLLYYKYTNLLFVPVNEYILYELMIVVFLFILWLVSSYLVATISDGEGSFSSVYNGTAYVLSPLILVVPIVVLVSNGLTLEQIVFFKLPLQAMFVWIAFMLFFMIKDIHNYHVGETFSVIVKSVFTMLIIGLFLFVLYSVGNQLISFLFDVVTEVSKRW, encoded by the coding sequence ATGAGAAGGATATGGAAACTTACAATCATCATGCTTAGTAGTGTGTTTATCTTATTTTCCAGCAATACATCCGTATTTGCCCAATCCCCTTATTACACCTATACGAGTGACCATAATGGGAAGTTAATTGATACACAGACTGCTTATAATCCTGTGCAGCAGCTTGGCGTTATTAATGGCGAGCGATTAATAACGGCAGAACATGCCTTTGTTGATGAAGAAGATTATATCTATATAACAGATAGTACACTAAATAAAGTATTTATATTAGATAAAGAATTACAATTTGTTAGAGAACTAACAAGTGAAAAGTTCTCTGCTATAAAAAGTACTTTTGTTACAGAAAATGAAATATATGTTGTGGACAGCTTTGAGAGCAAAATTTATGTGTTCGATAAAGTCACACATGAGTTAGTGAAAGAAATAGGGGAGCCTGATTCTCCTATATTTAAAGAAGGCTATAAATTTAGTCCAACGCATATTGCTGTAGATATTCGAGGTAATATGTACGTAAGAAATAATGAATCGGTTAACGGATTACTGATGTTAAATAGAGAAGGGGAGTTTATCACCTTTTTCGGGGCAAATCCTTTAAAGGTCCCATTATTGGATCAAATTCGTTCATTCTTTTTGACGAAAAAACAAGAAAAGAAATTAGAAAAGGTTTTTCCTGATGTTCCAAGTAATATTGCCATAGATGCAAAAGGGTTCCTTTATACAGTAACCTCTTCTGTTGAAAAGAATCCAATTAAGAAGTTTAATGTTTCTGGAACAAACTATTTCCCAGATAAAATGATTGGTACATTTGGAATGGAAAGTATCTTTGTTAGTAAGAACAATAATGTGTATGCAGTAAGTTCGGATGGGTGGATTTTTGAGTACAATTCAGAAGGAGATCTTTTGTTCTTATTTGGAGGAAAGGATTTTAGTTCTAGTAGATTCGGATTGTTAAATCGTCCAGTTAGTATTGCAGCAACTTCTACGGATGAATTGATTGTAATCGACCAAGGACAAAATCTTATTCAAACATACGCACCAACAAAGTTTGCAGATTCTGTTCATGAAGCAATGAATGCATACCAGGATGGAGAATACACAAACAGTAAAGATTTATGGGCCTATACATTAAAGTATAATTCTATCTTTGATAATGCTCATATTGGTTTAGGCGATGCATATCTTCGTGAAGGAGAATACCAAAAGGCTTATGAGGAATACAATGATGCCAATGATACAACAGGCATATCAGAAGCATTTTGGGAAATAAGACAAGAATGGTTTCAACAGCATTTACAAACTATTTTCCAACTGCTACTTGTAACCTTATTAGTTTGGCTCACAAATAAGTACTTGAATAAAAAATACCGCTATTTAGAGAAATTTGCTCAAAAATGGAACAGTCTCAAAAGATTCAAAATGGTGGATGATTTTCTATACATCTTCTCTTTTCTAAAAAGACCATTGGATGGTTTCTATGAAATTCATCGGGAGAAAAGAGTGGCTAAACGATCATCAACGCTTCTATTTATTCTTTGTGTAGGAGTATACCTTTTATACTATAAATATACTAATTTACTTTTTGTACCAGTAAATGAATATATTCTTTATGAATTAATGATTGTTGTATTTCTGTTCATCCTATGGCTAGTATCAAGCTATTTAGTAGCTACCATTAGTGATGGAGAAGGAAGTTTTTCTAGTGTATATAATGGTACCGCATACGTCCTAAGTCCGCTTATTCTTGTAGTTCCGATTGTAGTACTAGTAAGCAATGGACTGACTTTAGAACAAATTGTATTCTTTAAGCTTCCACTACAGGCTATGTTTGTTTGGATAGCTTTTATGCTCTTCTTTATGATAAAGGATATTCATAACTATCATGTGGGAGAAACATTTAGCGTGATTGTTAAAAGTGTATTCACTATGCTGATCATTGGATTGTTCTTATTTGTTCTATATTCAGTAGGTAATCAATTAATCAGCTTCTTGTTTGATGTGGTTACGGAGGTAAGTAAACGATGGTAA
- a CDS encoding glycoside hydrolase family 66 protein: MASKKTKWTVLITLLLAVPTLISCKSNASDSSLPNVENPGQWITGVHTDKAVYTPGEKITFQLTFQKEVEKGDLIIKYKHLAEDVEEQKIQLTNASTYSWEWDPGKDDYKGYMVEVFLKDGKKTLDHQNIAVDVSTDWSKFPRYGYLADFPSMSEEGQQKVIDNLNRYHINGLQFYDWLYRHDQPAKIENGVLAEEWNDIANRVVSKQTIENYIKLAHDKNMKAMNYNLLFGAFEGYEENGVEREWGIFKDAEGKVQDSHDLPDSWASDIYLMDPSNPEWQEYIINTQKDVFQHLDFDGWHVDQLGDRGRLWNGKGEEIDLSKTYTPLLEKAKQELQKDIVMNAVDQYAQKEIAEAPINFMYSEIWSAPTYESVKKVIDQNDYYSKGELNSVLAAYMNYELSDFQGMFNTPGILMTNAVIFAAGGSHLELGENMLSKEYFPHKNLTISTELKEQLVHYYDFLVAYQNLLRDDVKEITKMVKSEEKEIKNYPAVGSIWNFTKAKDKKEIYHLINFTDATTLEWKDNQGIQAEPQEIKDIPLTIDVKEEIDKIWVASPDINHGSAQEIKFKQKDGKATITLLSLKYWDMVVVEYK; encoded by the coding sequence ATGGCAAGTAAAAAGACGAAGTGGACGGTTCTTATTACTTTACTATTAGCAGTGCCTACACTTATCTCTTGTAAATCAAACGCTTCTGATTCATCACTTCCTAATGTGGAGAATCCTGGTCAATGGATAACAGGGGTACATACAGATAAGGCAGTGTATACTCCAGGTGAGAAGATAACCTTTCAGCTTACCTTTCAAAAGGAAGTGGAAAAAGGCGATTTAATTATTAAATATAAGCATCTTGCAGAAGATGTGGAGGAGCAGAAGATACAATTAACGAATGCAAGCACGTATTCCTGGGAATGGGATCCAGGTAAGGATGACTATAAAGGATATATGGTTGAAGTGTTCTTGAAGGATGGAAAGAAGACGTTAGACCATCAGAATATTGCTGTAGATGTATCCACTGATTGGAGTAAATTTCCTAGATATGGATATCTTGCGGATTTTCCTTCCATGAGTGAAGAAGGACAGCAAAAGGTGATTGATAATTTAAATAGATATCATATTAATGGGCTCCAGTTCTATGATTGGCTTTATCGACATGATCAGCCTGCTAAGATAGAAAATGGAGTACTTGCAGAGGAATGGAATGATATTGCTAATCGTGTAGTTTCTAAGCAAACAATTGAAAATTATATTAAATTAGCACATGACAAAAATATGAAGGCGATGAATTATAATCTCCTTTTTGGTGCATTTGAGGGATATGAAGAAAATGGGGTAGAAAGAGAATGGGGAATCTTTAAAGATGCAGAAGGCAAGGTTCAGGATTCTCATGATCTTCCAGACTCGTGGGCTAGTGATATTTATTTAATGGATCCTTCTAATCCAGAATGGCAGGAGTATATTATAAACACCCAAAAGGATGTATTTCAACATTTAGACTTTGATGGTTGGCATGTCGATCAATTAGGGGATAGAGGAAGACTTTGGAATGGAAAAGGAGAAGAAATAGATCTTAGTAAAACCTATACGCCTCTTCTTGAAAAAGCAAAGCAAGAGCTACAAAAAGATATCGTAATGAATGCAGTTGATCAATATGCCCAAAAAGAGATTGCAGAAGCACCTATTAATTTTATGTACTCTGAAATATGGAGTGCGCCAACGTATGAATCTGTAAAAAAAGTAATTGATCAAAATGATTATTATAGTAAAGGGGAGTTAAATTCTGTCCTTGCAGCTTATATGAATTATGAGCTTTCTGATTTTCAAGGAATGTTCAATACGCCAGGGATTTTAATGACGAATGCCGTTATATTTGCTGCTGGTGGATCTCATTTAGAATTAGGGGAGAATATGTTATCAAAGGAATATTTTCCGCACAAAAATTTAACAATATCCACAGAGCTGAAGGAGCAGTTAGTTCATTATTATGATTTTCTAGTAGCCTATCAAAATCTTCTTCGTGATGATGTGAAGGAAATTACAAAAATGGTGAAAAGTGAAGAGAAAGAAATAAAGAACTATCCTGCAGTAGGGTCTATTTGGAATTTCACAAAAGCAAAAGATAAGAAAGAAATATATCATTTGATTAACTTTACAGATGCAACAACACTAGAATGGAAAGATAATCAAGGAATACAGGCAGAGCCGCAAGAAATCAAGGATATTCCATTAACCATAGATGTGAAAGAAGAAATTGATAAAATATGGGTGGCATCTCCTGATATCAATCATGGCTCTGCACAAGAAATTAAATTTAAGCAAAAGGATGGAAAAGCGACAATTACCCTTCTATCATTAAAATATTGGGATATGGTTGTTGTAGAGTATAAATAA
- a CDS encoding cache domain-containing sensor histidine kinase: protein MLIYNWLKDHFTVKVVFTILIVGLIPAIFISSLIYLFSKNMIKDRVRESSQLITQQAAAALSHIFTSGTDQLDQIYSNISLQEMVIQDTDPTISSFEKTKNNEYITSVLNASIYSSSFVRAIYVLKEDGTNWGSGSYSPYKRERINLLEQEWVKEATEKDGESVWSGLTYDYLSGAGQSNELFLPVSRVMKNFDTLQNIGYIQVLIDGRGILDILNKLKLGNSGVFFVVDEKAENITVDPTLNHLNQGVTKQALLKQIQNGNREFEFVDHGVKYYGIKEKINNGWFLIGVVPVHELTGELQKIREIALWSSLLIGIVAIIIGSILARKFVQPISQLTIQMKSAGNGNFNVRTKVTSNDEIGILSKQFNKMIQEIEHLLQQIKKEQNQKKEAELRAIKHRIHPHFLFNTLGTIRWLIKFNQNEKADMALSSLLTLLEVSMGKKGTFISVKEELEIVKKFMIILQIRYEQEFRLVLDIDKATEEFMIPSMLLQPIVENAIFHGIVPTEKEGLVRITGRAIDNGVEIIISDNGKGFDTKLLNDMENLSESNNKILGIGFQHIYDSVRLYFHLTSKIDVQSGQEGTTVKLLLLLPRREE, encoded by the coding sequence ATGCTAATATACAACTGGTTAAAAGATCATTTCACCGTAAAAGTAGTTTTCACCATTTTAATCGTTGGTTTAATCCCTGCTATTTTTATTAGTTCTTTAATTTACCTATTTTCCAAAAATATGATTAAAGATAGAGTAAGAGAATCATCACAACTTATTACACAACAAGCTGCTGCTGCGCTTTCACATATTTTTACCAGTGGAACAGATCAGTTGGATCAAATATATAGCAATATTTCACTACAAGAAATGGTTATACAAGATACTGATCCAACCATTTCTTCTTTTGAAAAGACGAAAAACAATGAATATATAACATCAGTATTAAATGCTAGTATATATTCTAGTTCCTTCGTACGTGCAATCTATGTATTGAAAGAAGATGGTACAAATTGGGGGAGTGGCTCCTATTCTCCCTATAAAAGAGAACGAATAAACTTGTTAGAACAGGAGTGGGTGAAAGAGGCTACCGAAAAAGACGGAGAATCGGTTTGGAGTGGATTAACCTATGATTATTTAAGTGGTGCAGGCCAATCGAATGAGTTGTTTTTACCAGTTAGTAGGGTGATGAAAAATTTTGATACATTACAAAACATAGGATATATTCAAGTACTTATTGATGGAAGGGGTATATTGGATATACTAAATAAGTTAAAACTAGGAAATTCAGGTGTTTTTTTTGTAGTGGATGAGAAAGCAGAAAATATTACAGTAGACCCAACATTAAATCATTTGAATCAAGGTGTAACGAAGCAAGCATTATTGAAGCAAATTCAAAATGGCAATAGAGAATTTGAATTTGTGGATCATGGAGTTAAATATTATGGAATAAAAGAAAAAATAAATAATGGCTGGTTTCTTATTGGGGTTGTACCTGTACATGAGTTAACAGGTGAATTACAAAAGATTCGTGAGATTGCTTTATGGAGTAGCTTATTAATTGGTATTGTAGCCATTATTATAGGAAGTATATTGGCGAGAAAATTTGTCCAGCCGATTAGTCAGTTGACTATTCAAATGAAAAGTGCTGGGAATGGAAATTTCAACGTAAGAACAAAGGTAACTTCCAATGATGAAATAGGAATATTAAGTAAGCAATTTAATAAAATGATACAGGAAATAGAGCATTTATTACAACAAATTAAGAAAGAACAAAATCAAAAAAAAGAAGCAGAATTACGTGCGATTAAACATAGAATTCATCCTCATTTCCTATTTAATACACTAGGTACGATTCGATGGTTAATTAAATTTAACCAAAATGAAAAAGCAGATATGGCGTTATCCTCATTATTAACATTATTAGAAGTAAGCATGGGGAAAAAAGGGACCTTTATTTCTGTGAAAGAGGAATTGGAAATCGTAAAAAAATTTATGATTATTTTACAAATCCGTTACGAGCAAGAATTTCGTCTTGTTTTAGATATAGATAAGGCTACAGAAGAATTTATGATTCCAAGTATGCTGCTACAGCCTATTGTTGAAAATGCAATCTTTCATGGCATTGTCCCAACGGAGAAAGAAGGACTTGTAAGAATAACTGGGAGAGCAATAGATAATGGGGTGGAAATTATCATCTCTGATAATGGAAAGGGTTTTGATACGAAACTATTAAATGATATGGAGAATCTCTCCGAATCTAATAATAAAATACTGGGAATAGGATTTCAACATATATATGATTCTGTCAGACTTTATTTTCATCTTACTTCAAAGATTGATGTACAAAGTGGTCAAGAAGGAACAACAGTGAAATTGTTATTGCTACTACCTAGAAGGGAGGAGTAA
- a CDS encoding carbohydrate ABC transporter permease, which produces MKLSMKQKKAFTGVLFISPWIIGFLAFVAYPLYRTIYMSFFNVMFGNKTGWSYKWVGLENYKRILFEEIDFVVAAQNFFISTLIYVPIIIALSVIIAMLLNQKIKGKSFFRLLFFLPIIILSGEMMENMSTYGGMSFSSNPLILDAISIVIPSASLVKLIVSTFELIVQLLWYSAVPVLIFLASLQKISKDMYEAASIDGASKWVAFWKITLPTIYPLVSLCVVFLVVFLANFDTNPINGIILESKYDGSRRDGYASALSILYTFVQIALIGILYFGTRSKKKEAR; this is translated from the coding sequence ATGAAACTAAGTATGAAACAAAAAAAAGCATTTACAGGTGTGCTATTTATTAGTCCATGGATAATAGGATTTTTGGCATTTGTTGCATATCCATTATATAGAACGATTTATATGAGCTTTTTTAATGTGATGTTTGGAAATAAAACTGGATGGAGCTACAAATGGGTAGGGTTGGAGAATTATAAAAGGATTTTATTTGAAGAAATTGATTTTGTAGTTGCTGCCCAAAACTTCTTTATTAGTACATTAATATATGTTCCGATTATTATTGCACTATCAGTTATTATTGCCATGCTACTGAATCAAAAAATTAAAGGAAAATCTTTTTTCCGCCTGCTCTTCTTCTTACCAATTATTATATTGAGTGGGGAAATGATGGAGAATATGAGCACGTATGGAGGTATGTCCTTTTCGTCAAATCCATTGATTTTAGATGCTATCTCTATCGTCATTCCATCGGCAAGTTTAGTAAAGCTCATCGTCTCGACCTTTGAGTTAATTGTCCAATTATTATGGTACAGTGCAGTTCCAGTCCTTATCTTTCTAGCTTCCTTGCAGAAAATTAGCAAAGATATGTATGAAGCTGCGTCTATTGATGGGGCATCTAAATGGGTAGCCTTTTGGAAGATTACCTTGCCGACCATCTACCCTTTAGTTAGTTTATGTGTGGTTTTCTTAGTAGTTTTCCTAGCTAATTTTGATACAAATCCTATTAATGGAATTATATTAGAATCGAAATATGATGGTTCAAGAAGAGATGGATATGCATCCGCACTTTCCATTCTTTATACCTTTGTTCAAATAGCTCTAATCGGGATTCTATATTTTGGCACACGGAGTAAAAAGAAAGAGGCGAGGTGA